ttctttttcttctcctACTCCATTACCAGTACTATTACCAGTactattaccattattcCCTCCCACATTatttacttcttcttcttcttgttgttgttgttgtatttgtaacatttgttgttgttgtaacaTTTGCTGAGGATTATAGGGATgtaattttaatgaatgaaatatttgaaaatttttttcatttatacctaattcaatatttgatttaaaatgaatttttataataatttcaaattcccCCCAACCAGTTTCTGTAATTTGATAAGGTGGTGATTCTAATGTTCTAATTGGATTATCATAAGTTTCATGTAATTTAAAagtgatttttttaattattgaagttaaatcaatatcttctaataatggtttaaaaaaaactgTCCATTCATGAGTATGTTCTGGTGGTATTGGTGTTGTTCtagttgttgat
This sequence is a window from Candida dubliniensis CD36 chromosome 7, complete sequence. Protein-coding genes within it:
- a CDS encoding anti-telomeric silencing protein, putative (Similar to S. cerevisiae YAF9), producing MSINSRRIKFVSISLPILYGNHAIKLTPEKRKSSTTRTTPIPPEHTHEWTVFFKPLLEDIDLTSIIKKITFKLHETYDNPIRTLESPPYQITETGWGEFEIIIKIHFKSNIELGINEKNFQIFHSLKLHPYNPQQMLQQQQMLQIQQQQQEEEEVNNVGGNNGNSTGNSTGNGVGEEKEKDMVVHSVLYDELVFNEPTEKTFELLTLKPINLIPYKLSNFNKRDQEFIRPDEINELNRLEIYINKINQEIEYQKNQYKLLEQEKLALLE